Proteins from a single region of Takifugu rubripes chromosome 4, fTakRub1.2, whole genome shotgun sequence:
- the pnpt1 gene encoding polyribonucleotide nucleotidyltransferase 1, mitochondrial: protein MRYFLRLGHSFARLQVRLCHQSVYSSHSNPRRVGVDLGEKKLEIASGRLARFADGSAVVQLGETSVMVTAVSKTKPSSSQFMPLVVDYRQKAAAAGRIPTNYLRRELGTTDNEILTSRLIDRSIRPLFPPGYFYDTQVICNLLAVDGVNDPDVLAINAASAALALSDIPWNGPVGAVRVGLADGELLINPTRAEMSSSTLNLVVAGGPSSQVVMIEASAENVLQQDFCHAVKVGIKHTQQIIHAIQQLAREQKITKRTPVKLFSVPADMVEHVRQVASESIYAVFTDSTHDKISRDEAINKVRLETEENIKDRYPQAEPFEVIESFNTVCKEIFRNLVLNEYRRCDGRELTALRNISCEVDLFKPLHGSALFQRGQTQVLSSVTFDSLESSVKADIITTALSGIKDKNFMLHYEFPPYATNETGKVAGLNRRELGHGALAEKALRSVIPKEFPFTIRVTAEVLESNGSSSMASVCGGSLALMDAGVPISSAVAGVAVGLISKANPAKLSEIQDYRLLTDILGIEDYLGDMDFKLAGTNKGITALQADVKIPGLPLKLVMEAIQQATVAKREILGIMNKCIAKPRANRKENGPVIENVRVPISKRALFVGPGGYNLRRLQAQTGVTINQVDEETFSVFAPTPGAMNEVLASISEISKDDQEQQLDFGAIYTATIIEIRDIGVMVKLYPNMSAVLLHNSQLDHKRIKHPSALGFEVGQQIQVKYFGRDPTDGRMRLSRKVLQSPVATVVKTLSEKQSISVGSSSSQTSSTASVAEDA from the exons ATGAGGTATTTCCTTCGATTAGGGCATTCATTTGCCCGGCTTCAGGTTCGTTTATGTCACCAGAGCGTTTACAGTAGCCATTCAAATCCACGAAGAGTGGGAGTGGACCTTGGGGAGAA GAAACTTGAAATAGCTTCTGGGAGACTTGCCAGATTTGCTGATGGATCTGCTGTTGTACAG CTGGGGGAGACCTCTGTGATGGTGACTGCTGTGAGCAAAACCAAACCTTCCTCATCCCAGTTCATGCCTCTTGTG gTGGACTACAGAcaaaaagcagctgctgcagggagaATTCCTACCAACTATTTGAGGCGTGAGCTTGGTACCACTGATAATGAGATACTCACCAGCAGACTTATAG ATAGATCAATTCGACCACTGTTCCCTCCTGGTTACTTTTATGACACTCAG GTTATTTGCAACCTGCTGGCAGTTGATGGTGTCAATGATCCAGATGTTCTTGCTATCAATGCAG CATCGGCTGCTTTAGCCCTGTCTGACATCCCATGGAATGGACCAGTAG GTGCTGTACGTGTGGGCTTAGCAGATGGAGAGTTGTTGATCAACCCCACTAGGGCAGAAATGAGCTCCAGCACTCTTAACCTGGTTGTGGCCGGAGGTCCGAGCAGTCAAGTGG TGATGATTGAGGCATCTGCTGAGAATGTACTGCAGCAGGACTTCTGTCATGCAGTCAAAGTTGGCATTAAACACACCCAACAGATCATACACGCCATCCAGCAGCTCGCACGAGAACAGAAGATCACCAAACGCACCCCAGTCAAGCTCTTCTCAGTTCCAGCTGACATGGTGGAACATGTGCGGCA AGTAGCTTCTGAGAGCATCTATGCTGTTTTCACAGATTCCACTCATGATAAG ATTTCAAGAGATGAAGCTATTAACAAAGTTCGCCTTGAAACTGAAGAGAACATAAAAG ACAGGTACCCTCAGGCTGAGCCCTTCGAAGTCATTGAGTCTTTCAACACTGTATGCAAAGAAATATTCCGCAATTTAGTTCTTAATGAATACAGGAG ATGTGATGGGAGGGAGTTGACAGCTTTAAGAAACATTTCTTGTGAGGTAGACCTCTTTAAACCGCTGCACGGCTCAGCTCTGTTCCAGAGAGGACAAACACAG GTGCTGAGTAGTGTCACATTTGATTCGCTTGAATCCAGCGTCAAAGCAGATATAATCACCACAGCTTTGAG TGGcattaaagacaaaaacttCATGCTTCATTATGAA TTCCCGCCATATGCAacaaatgaaacaggaaaagtAGCAGGCCTCAACAGGAGAGAGCTTGGTCACG GGGCCCTGGCTGAGAAAGCCTTAAGATCAGTCATCCCTAAAGAATTCCCTTTTACTATCAGAGTCACTGCTGAGGTACTTGAGTCTAACG GATCCTCCTCCATGGCGTCAGTGTGTGGAGGCAGCCTTGCTCTAATGGACGCAG GTGTGCCGATCTCATCTGCTGTGGCTGGCGTAGCAGTCGGCCTCATTTCCAAAGCCAACCCAGCAAAACTAAGCGAGATCCAAGACTACAGATTACTCACTGACATTCTG GGCATTGAGGATTACCTGGGAGACATGGACTTCAAATTGGCAGGAACAAACAAAGGAATCACTGCTTTACAG GCTGATGTGAAGATTCCAGGTTTGCCTCTCAAATTGGTAATGGAGGCTATTCAGCAGGCCACAG TGGCAAAACGAGAAATCTTGGGCATCATGAATAAATGTATTGCAAAACCCCGAGCAAATAGAAAGGAAAATGGACCTGTTATTG AAAATGTGCGAGTGCCCATTTCCAAACGAGCGCTTTTTGTCGGTCCAGGCGGTTACAACCTTCGCAGGCTGCAGGCACAGACAG GGGTGACAATAAATCAGGTGGATGAGGAGACATTCTCTGTGTTCGCTCCAACACCAGGAGCCATGAATGAAGTCCTCGCCTCTATCAGTGAGATCAGCAAGGATGAT CAAGAACAGCAGCTGGACTTTGGTGCCATCTACACTGCCACCATTATTGAGATACG GGATATTGGGGTGATGGTGAAACTTTATCCCAACATGAGTGCTGTACTGTTACACAACTCACAGCTGGATCACAAACGG ATAAAACATCCAAGTGCTTTAGGTTTTGAAGTGGGACAACAGATTCAG GTCAAATACTTTGGACGCGACCCAACAGATGGAAGAATGAGACTTTCGAGGAAGGTGCTGCAGTCTCCTGTTGCAACTGTCGTTAAGACACTCAGTGAGAAACAGAGCATCTCTGTGGGTTCAAGCAGCAGCCAAACCAGTAGCACAGCATCAGTAGCAGAGGATGCGTGA